A single genomic interval of Lathyrus oleraceus cultivar Zhongwan6 chromosome 7, CAAS_Psat_ZW6_1.0, whole genome shotgun sequence harbors:
- the LOC127107106 gene encoding uncharacterized protein LOC127107106 translates to MDKQLFITPATVHRSSDEVSFADTVFGFWEEFQDSSENSSNSGNDEANEDNSEEDDSIYTVEKDKAFWEEQDQLLKATLCRSSSSEAKVRQATKEIMRESNMSEMLCLCRQPVVAVKSCRSCLLREICDRLSNLGYNSAIYKSKWSNSSEIPSGEHTYLEVTENSSNSKRGVIKVIIEMNFRGEFEMARGNEEYNQLVKRLPEVFVGKSERLRVLVKIMCSAAKKCMKEKKLHLAPWRKQKYMQAKWVGKCDRSVLEPLPKVYETRPTRPKASLLTCDLLLENIARRNCTAVEVI, encoded by the exons ATGGATAAACAACTATTCATTACTCCGGCAACTGTTCACCGGAGCTCCGATGAAGTCAGTTTTGCCGACACTGTTTTTGGATTTTGGGAGGAATTCCAAGACTCATCGGAAAATTCATCCAACTCCGGCAATGATGAGGCAAACGAAGATAATTCCGAAGAAGATGATAGTATTTATACTGTGGAAAAAGATAAGGCTTTTTGGGAAGAACAAGATCAACTTCTCAAG GCAACTTTGTGCAGAAGTAGCTCAAGTGAGGCAAAGGTTAGGCAAGCTACAAAGGAGATCATGAGAGAATCAAACATGTCTGAGATGCTATGCTTGTGCCGGCAACCGGTGGTGGCAGTTAAGAGTTGCCGGAGTTGTTTGCTTAGAGAAATTTGTGACCGATTATCGAATCTCGGTTATAATTCCGCAATTTACAAATCTAAATGGAGTAATTCATCAGAGATTCCATCAG GGGAACATACATATTTGGAAGTGACTGAAAATTCATCAAATTCTAAAAGAGGTGTGATAAAAGTGATTATTGAGATGAACTTTAGAGGTGAATTTGAGATGGCGCGTGGTAACGAAGAATACAATCAATTAGTGAAGCGATTACCGGAAGTATTTGTTGGAAAATCAGAGAGATTAAGAGTATTGGTAAAGATAATGTGTTCAGCAGCTAAAAAATGTATGAAGGAGAAGAAATTGCATTTAGCTCCATGGAGGAAGCAAAAGTATATGCAAGCTAAGTGGGTTGGAAAATGTGATAGATCAGTTTTGGAACCGTTGCCTAAAGTATATGAAACTAGGCCAACAAGACCTAAGGCTTCATTGCTCACATGTGATTTGCTGCTAGAAAACATTGCAAGACGCAATTGTACGGCAGTTGAGGTTATTTGA